A genome region from Gymnogyps californianus isolate 813 chromosome 4, ASM1813914v2, whole genome shotgun sequence includes the following:
- the TMEM144 gene encoding transmembrane protein 144 isoform X1 has translation MNIGEAYSTFNISNGTDLAIGFTSSTVAVLLFGTNFVPVKKFDTGDGMFFQWILCASIWIVSLVVNLIQNCPRFWPLAMVGGFVWATGNVTVVPIVKTIGLALGLLIWASFNLLTGWASSRFGWFGIDPEEVSRPILNYIGAGLSLLSAVIFLFVKTEVQSSSASLESTPLLRESSINVSEDNSDDSWVNRLSPAKKRLIGCSLAVVAGILYGSSFVPVLYIKDHGRRNETIYTGASQFDLDYVFAHFSGIFLTSTIYFLIYCAVRKNKPNVYPQAILPGFVSGVLWAIANCCWFIANHYLSAVVSFPIITAGPGLVAAMWGVLVFKEIKGLKNYVLLSVAFCIILAGSLSTAFSKV, from the exons ATGAACATCGGGGAAGCTTACAGTACCTTTAACATCAGCAATGGAACAGATCTAGCTATTGGCTTTACCTCTTCCACAGTAGCTGTCCTTCTATTTGGGACAAACTTTGTGCCTGTTAAGAAATTTGATACTGGTGACG GCATGTTCTTTCAATGGATTCTCTGTGCCTCCATATGGATAGTTTCTTTGGTGGTCAATTTAATCCAGAATTGCCCCCGGTTTTGGCCTCTGGCTATGGTTGGGGGTTTCGTGTGGGCTACAG gcAATGTTACAGTTGTCCCTATTGTTAAAACTATTGGCTTAGCTCTTGGTCTTTTGATATGGGCTTCTTTTAATTTGCTGACAGGTTGGGCAAGTTCAAG gtttggttggtttggaATTGACCCAGAAGAGGTATCAAGACCAATCTTAAATTATATTGGAGCTGGACTTTCGCTATTAAG tgctgtcatatttctttttgtaaaaactGAAGTCCAGAGTTCTTCAGCTTCGTTAGAAAGCACGCCTTTACTGAGAGAAAGT TCTATTAATGTTTCTGAAGATAATTCTGATGACTCATGGGTGAACAGACTTTCTCCAGCAAAAAAGAGACTCAT agGATGTAGCCTGGCTGTAGTAGCTGGAATACTCTACGGTTCCAGTTTTGTTCCAGTACTGTACATCAAGGATcatggaagaagaaatgaaactatATACACAGGAGCAAGTCAATTTG atttaGATTATGTTTTTGCACACTTCAGTGGAATATTTCTTACAAGTACCATCTACTTTTTGATCTACTGTGCagtcaggaaaaataaacctaatGTTTATCCCCAAGCCATATTGCCAG ggTTTGTTTCTGGTGTGCTTTGGGCAATAGCCAATTGCTGCTGGTTCATAGCCAATCACTATCTCAGTGCTGTGGTCAGCTTTCCAATAATTACTGCA GGTCCTGGCCTTGTTGCTGCAATGTGGGGAGTCCttgtatttaaagaaatcaag GGACTGAAAAACTACGTGTTACTCTCAGTAGCGTTTTGCATCATTTTGGCTGGATCACTCTCCACAGCTTTTTCTAAAGTTTGA
- the TMEM144 gene encoding transmembrane protein 144 isoform X2 has protein sequence MNIGEAYSTFNISNGTDLAIGFTSSTVAVLLFGTNFVPVKKFDTGDGNVTVVPIVKTIGLALGLLIWASFNLLTGWASSRFGWFGIDPEEVSRPILNYIGAGLSLLSAVIFLFVKTEVQSSSASLESTPLLRESSINVSEDNSDDSWVNRLSPAKKRLIGCSLAVVAGILYGSSFVPVLYIKDHGRRNETIYTGASQFDLDYVFAHFSGIFLTSTIYFLIYCAVRKNKPNVYPQAILPGFVSGVLWAIANCCWFIANHYLSAVVSFPIITAGPGLVAAMWGVLVFKEIKGLKNYVLLSVAFCIILAGSLSTAFSKV, from the exons ATGAACATCGGGGAAGCTTACAGTACCTTTAACATCAGCAATGGAACAGATCTAGCTATTGGCTTTACCTCTTCCACAGTAGCTGTCCTTCTATTTGGGACAAACTTTGTGCCTGTTAAGAAATTTGATACTGGTGACG gcAATGTTACAGTTGTCCCTATTGTTAAAACTATTGGCTTAGCTCTTGGTCTTTTGATATGGGCTTCTTTTAATTTGCTGACAGGTTGGGCAAGTTCAAG gtttggttggtttggaATTGACCCAGAAGAGGTATCAAGACCAATCTTAAATTATATTGGAGCTGGACTTTCGCTATTAAG tgctgtcatatttctttttgtaaaaactGAAGTCCAGAGTTCTTCAGCTTCGTTAGAAAGCACGCCTTTACTGAGAGAAAGT TCTATTAATGTTTCTGAAGATAATTCTGATGACTCATGGGTGAACAGACTTTCTCCAGCAAAAAAGAGACTCAT agGATGTAGCCTGGCTGTAGTAGCTGGAATACTCTACGGTTCCAGTTTTGTTCCAGTACTGTACATCAAGGATcatggaagaagaaatgaaactatATACACAGGAGCAAGTCAATTTG atttaGATTATGTTTTTGCACACTTCAGTGGAATATTTCTTACAAGTACCATCTACTTTTTGATCTACTGTGCagtcaggaaaaataaacctaatGTTTATCCCCAAGCCATATTGCCAG ggTTTGTTTCTGGTGTGCTTTGGGCAATAGCCAATTGCTGCTGGTTCATAGCCAATCACTATCTCAGTGCTGTGGTCAGCTTTCCAATAATTACTGCA GGTCCTGGCCTTGTTGCTGCAATGTGGGGAGTCCttgtatttaaagaaatcaag GGACTGAAAAACTACGTGTTACTCTCAGTAGCGTTTTGCATCATTTTGGCTGGATCACTCTCCACAGCTTTTTCTAAAGTTTGA